In the Diospyros lotus cultivar Yz01 chromosome 13, ASM1463336v1, whole genome shotgun sequence genome, CTATATGGTGGGAGCTCGAGCAAGTTCTACCCGTCACGGGATGATGTTGGCAGAGTGGATGGCCGGATCGAGCCTTGTGGGGGATTGCAGCTCTTAGATATTGGTAGCCCGGACTCGTATTGTGGTAGTAGCTTCCTCAAGAGATCTGTCAAAGAGTTGCACTTCTCCATGGCGGAGGCCACGTAAGCCCTTCTTCAGCTTTTCATCCGTTTGACAGTGTTTACAAGTAAGTATAATGGGGCTTCCGGCTTTTTCTTGATGATGGTGGTGGTTGTGGTGATTGGAAAGGAGACTGGACAATGTCATGTTCTGGAGTGGTGCTTGTTCGATGAAACTAAACTAAAGATGATGTCAGTGTGGTCTGACCCAAAATTCCTTGTGATTCAGGTCATGTAAATTTAGATGCTGCTTCTTGTTATGTGAACAGTTTGGTTACTTTGGTTGCTATGAGACTCAATCCTCTTATGGATGTCTTCAGAGAGTgtagaaaaagagaaatttcatCTATATGACAGAAATCAATGCTTATTTAGGCAGGAACCTCCAGCTCCAGGGTTAAGGGGGTGAAATCTTATATGCGTCTTCTTCCCTCGCTTTATTATGCGTCTGAGCAGAATCCAACCATGAATTTTGGGTATCCATGCatctgattttttatttttattttttattttttgtgtgtaaTTTGTCCAAATATATCAAAGTACTAAAATGcctaatttcatgtttctatctCATCTTTTTCACAATTGCCGCAAAATCTGATTTGACTAATcacttataataatattaattatgtttcAACACTTTTTATATAActttagtattaaaaataatgtttacaATCACTGGTACCAAATTATTTGTTCTTAAAAAgtgttttttataaaaataattcttacaatAGTAAAATTTTTACACTAATGAAGTGAGTGCCCGATCTTTTTTTCTATGACGAGCACATTTGTTTAAGTGGTTTGAGTGGGCCGTCGTTCTTTCTGACTGATTTAGTTAATGACATGGGCATGGGGGGCGCTGACATCTCTCCGTCTCTTTATGGTGGAGTTGGTGTACTAGTTCAATCAAAGTTCAAACGTTTCTTGGTTCAAAAGGTGAAATTGCTCGTCTCGGGCGTCCCTCACACCTGACCCGACAGGACGTGAgaggaggttaatcatggtgactcaGCCGGATGCAGTGACTAGATCTGGGCTCACtgcgcacaaggagccccctCACTTTGAAGAGAGGTATCTCCACACTACTGCTTGCGAGACTCGATTCTCAGTTTTGGTTCAGAATTCACCACGGAAGGCACTTTATGCCtcccttcttgaccaactgaACTGCCCATGCCGGCAAGTTCAAACGTTTCTTATTAATGAAGTTAGGCATCTCCTGCGCGAGAAGAGTTAACAAAAGGGACAATATAAAACTCGAGTACATTGATACATTTTTTTGATCGAAGGCGATGGTTTTGGAATCACTAGAGATTATTGAACATTGAATTCGATCTTGTATTGTTAAAATAGAACTCCATGTATGTGTGATTCTAATAGATCCACCCTTACCTCTTCACACCATCATTGATGAACTTGGTGTTTGAATTAAATTGCAACGTCGCTGGTCCTTACCAAAAGTGCGCCACTGAACGGATTTTACATTTGAAATTATCCAGTTTTCAATCACTGTTGACAACCATCAAGAAAAACTGAAAGCCCTACACTTAATTTGTCAACGGTGtcaaagagaaggaaaaataatgGCTGAAGGGCCTACATATGGCCTATGCCATGTAGAGAAGGTCGTTCTTGGAATTATTGTCCATGTGCGATTTTTCATCGCTTGTATTTTCGATTTtggtaaaagaaataaattgtcggtggaaattttattttactgtgCATGATAAAGAATTGAACCCACAACTTACTAATGCGAATCTCAATTTATTGTGATCCAATCACTTAATCTGTATCTCGAGGACGAAAAGATTATTCTTTGACATAACCCTACACAAGACGATAAGAGTTGACGAAGTTGATTGGGGGAACAAAATAACTCTTTTACCCATTCATAGAAACCTACGAGGGAGCGCAATTACTTTTATGGCTTAAATTTTCATGCATGGACAGAAGAGCCTCTCTCCTCTCATTTTGACAAATTTATCATTTTCCATATCGAGATGCTGCAATAACCCCACAAGGCTCCACATCATCCAGTGACAGGTACCACTTACATTCTAATTTGCTTCTTGTCCTTGCTGCTGCCTCCTTTGGAAGGTCTTCCCTTCTTTGCACATTAGGAGCCCCATGAGACAGTCCCTTCAAGGCTACCTTTCAGGGCAGATTCAAGCTTCTAACTCAATCTTAAGCCAAACTCTCTACTCactctttaatattttataaataatttatttcccattttaattttacctaaaaaattatgCGTGCTCCAATCATATTCTTTATTCTTCTCTCTATTTCACTCTCAatcctatttatttattaataaatttcaattctatttattttaccacacttataatttttattactataaaatttattagttatttgataatttaataataaatataacgatattaaaattttataatatttaatatatttgtaaataaatttattattattttttaaaaataattattcaacaatacacgtataatttttattacttaaaacttacattaaatacacgtatacataataataaaatatatacacaaaatatataatcaaatacacaaaataatcaaatatttacatacaaataaatgtataatcaaatacataaaataattaaatattcacgtacaaacaaatatataatcaaatattcgcatacaaacaaatgtataatcaaatatacaaattaatcaaatattctcATACAAACAAAtctataatcaaatacacaaattaatcaaaatataattaaaactcaatactttaatatatacaaaatttatataaaatacataataaaaatcataaacccATAAAAATTACAAACCCAGATAGAAGAGGCTGTCGCTGGATGTTGGAAGAGGGAGCCGTTGCCGATAGCCAGATCTAGCTCATCTCCGACGCCAAATCTAGTTCTTTTCCATCGCCGATAATCGGATCTGACACCATAGTCTCCGTCGTCTATCATCGCCAATGCTCCTTCTCTGTTGCTCCTCGCCACAATTGCCTCGCCAATGCTCCTTCTCTATCCTCGCCGATGCTACCATTGCTCGTTGTCACTGCCTCTACTACTATTACTTATCATCATCGCCACTGCTACTCATCACCAgagttttcttcaattttcaaattaagCAAAGAGTCATTGGAGTCTTCTTCAAATCTCAGAGATAGCCGTTGGAAAAATATGGGGAGCCAAAAATCACTCCTCAATTGTATGGAGCCTTTTGAAActtcttaaaaatttgagaaaaaaatcgCTAGATAGAGAGCCATGTTGGAGAGGTTTCCAACCATTTCCTCCTCAAAATTTGACTTAGGGAGGAAATTTTACCAGCCTTAGAGATGGCTTAAGGAGCCtacccaaaaaaataagaatgacggagaaacaaaaaaaaaataaaaaattcaactgtCAAGAGACAAAAATGGCCTGAGGACTGGCACCATTTCTGATAGTGGTACAGGTAGACAGCTCTTGGTCGGTAACCATGTACATTTCTATATATAGCCGGTCCCAAGCACAAACAAAGGAGGTCTGCATTAAATAGCCACCCAACCCACCTAATGTGTATGcagacttgatatgttgtttttatGAGTTGAGTACAGTACAGCTCACTGGCTTCCACACAGCAATCAGGAAAACATGGAAGCCAAGGGTAATGTTTCTCAGATCAGCTTTATAGAAGAATAACTTCAGCCAACCTGAAATGACTTCCCAcatcttgaaatttttatatgtacTGCGCTCAATTAAGTAAGCAAAACAAGAAACTAAAACGAATTGCTGCCACAAAACTAGGGATGGTAACTGGTCAATTACGCAGGTAACTTGTAATAGGTTTTAGCATAGAAGATAACATATATGGTAACCAAAAATATTTCTCCAAGAACAATATTAAAAATTGCCTTACACGAAACTCTTGATTAGttgtaaaactaaaaaatggaaagaagaaagaaatcctTCGCATCAATCAACCACACCAACCAATGGTTTTGTTTACTCTGAAACCTGCATCAGAAGGCTGCGGCTCTGGTTGCTGAGGAGGTCTCGGTTCCCTTGGTTTTGCAGGGTCAACAAAAATAACCCATCCATCCAGAAACTTGGCATTCATCTCTTTCTTTGCTTTCTCAGCTTCTTCTATGGACGCATATGCAACAAAACCAAACCCTTTTGACCTTCCTGATGCTCTA is a window encoding:
- the LOC127787980 gene encoding organelle RRM domain-containing protein 2, mitochondrial gives rise to the protein MAFSSAFRRVFTPSSILQSQLASIRLSSTLTTPKLFISGLSRLTTDEKLREAFAPFGQLLEANVVVDRASGRSKGFGFVAYASIEEAEKAKKEMNAKFLDGWVIFVDPAKPREPRPPQQPEPQPSDAGFRVNKTIGWCG